A single window of Methanoregula sp. DNA harbors:
- a CDS encoding ABC transporter permease encodes MKDIFFDLSVRSVKLNFMRSLLASIGIVIGVVAISSMGMLGTNMQLMVKDQLTAGVNTIVITPDVVRAEPGSTITSTSGITESQLNDIRDAAGINGVIPIDRTNTQFSIGSNDGRGSIYGLDVNDIKNIMNVTEGSTIRGESDAIVGATIASRFNLKIGTRIKVGEPNLSVTRPVIRVVGILPTVGMSSSNGINTDNAIVVSDTWYSAQFGGDKVYDQVNVNLKDVSTLSAVETAIAKKVNRNKEVVRISDSSSRISSIASTLSSLTTFILAIGSISLLVAATSIFNVMMMSVNERVQEIGILLSIGTEKGEVRRMFLYEAFILGIIGATIGGVMSLVIGYSVVSAMIGNTAYFFKPDSLIYVPYGMVIGVVVCVLSGLYPAWKASNMDPIDALRQE; translated from the coding sequence GTGAAAGACATATTCTTCGATCTCTCTGTGCGCAGCGTAAAACTCAATTTCATGCGCTCGCTCCTTGCGTCCATTGGGATCGTCATCGGGGTTGTTGCCATATCGTCCATGGGGATGCTTGGGACAAACATGCAGCTGATGGTCAAAGACCAGCTAACGGCGGGCGTCAATACGATTGTTATCACTCCGGATGTTGTGAGGGCTGAACCGGGGTCAACCATTACCTCCACATCGGGTATCACCGAAAGCCAGCTTAATGATATCCGGGACGCGGCTGGAATAAACGGGGTCATCCCGATTGACCGGACAAACACCCAGTTCTCGATAGGGTCAAATGACGGGAGAGGTTCGATCTACGGGCTCGATGTAAATGACATTAAAAATATCATGAACGTTACCGAAGGCTCAACGATTCGCGGGGAAAGCGATGCCATTGTCGGTGCCACCATCGCAAGCAGGTTTAATTTAAAAATCGGCACCCGGATCAAGGTCGGTGAGCCCAATTTGAGTGTCACCCGGCCGGTGATCCGGGTGGTAGGCATTCTCCCGACAGTGGGAATGTCATCTTCCAATGGCATTAATACGGATAATGCGATTGTTGTATCCGATACCTGGTATAGCGCCCAGTTCGGCGGGGATAAAGTGTATGACCAGGTGAACGTGAACCTAAAGGATGTCAGCACCCTTTCGGCTGTTGAAACGGCGATTGCAAAAAAAGTCAACCGTAATAAAGAGGTTGTGCGGATCTCCGATTCCAGCTCACGGATCTCAAGTATCGCTTCAACCTTAAGCTCCCTCACCACATTCATCCTTGCGATCGGAAGTATCTCGCTCCTTGTCGCTGCGACAAGTATATTCAACGTGATGATGATGTCGGTCAATGAACGCGTGCAGGAGATCGGCATCCTGCTCTCCATCGGGACAGAGAAAGGCGAAGTGCGACGGATGTTCCTGTATGAAGCGTTCATCCTGGGAATTATCGGTGCCACCATTGGCGGGGTCATGAGCCTTGTCATCGGGTACTCGGTGGTAAGTGCGATGATTGGCAATACGGCATATTTCTTCAAGCCGGACAGCCTGATCTATGTCCCTTACGGGATGGTAATCGGCGTTGTTGTCTGTGTCTTGTCCGGTCTGTATCCTGCGTGGAAGGCATCCAACATGGACCCTATCGACGCGCTCAGGCAGGAGTGA
- a CDS encoding AAA family ATPase, translating to MNFGSGASGTAVPLRAMTGGTTTIRGNKEGIRVVVTGKGGVGKTTLVALLSHLFAREGLRVLAVDGDPQKNLAVTLGIAPNEAKQIVPVCRSPDYIREKTGASPDLSPGGLLTLNPDVGDVVDRFSVRVAPNLRLLVMGGVKQAGTGCLCPEYTLLSSILRNIRLFSDEVILLDTPAGLEHFGRAVADGFSTAIVMADPSYNALSVARESADLARQLGIGQVVFVVNRAAGQEDEGKIGRKVQELEEFSRLFYLPFNQEVLRIEPEVSGLLEQKSPFVNNLRILAAAITGQVDLVSSGFH from the coding sequence ATGAACTTCGGCTCTGGAGCATCCGGGACCGCTGTGCCGCTGCGTGCAATGACAGGGGGAACCACAACGATCCGCGGCAATAAAGAAGGAATACGCGTTGTTGTGACGGGCAAGGGCGGAGTGGGCAAGACCACCCTTGTCGCGCTTCTCTCCCATTTGTTTGCGCGGGAGGGATTACGGGTACTTGCCGTTGACGGCGATCCCCAGAAAAACCTTGCAGTGACGCTGGGAATTGCCCCAAATGAAGCAAAACAGATCGTGCCGGTCTGCAGGAGCCCGGACTATATCCGTGAGAAGACCGGTGCCAGCCCTGACCTGTCTCCCGGGGGGTTGTTAACGCTAAACCCCGATGTGGGTGATGTGGTCGACCGGTTCTCCGTCAGGGTTGCTCCCAACCTCCGGCTCCTTGTCATGGGTGGGGTCAAGCAGGCCGGGACAGGCTGCCTGTGCCCCGAATATACACTGCTTTCTTCTATCCTCCGCAACATCAGGCTTTTTTCCGATGAGGTGATCCTTCTTGACACCCCGGCGGGACTTGAACATTTCGGGAGGGCAGTCGCCGATGGGTTTTCCACGGCGATCGTAATGGCAGATCCGTCCTACAATGCCCTTTCCGTAGCCAGAGAGTCGGCAGACCTCGCTCGGCAACTGGGGATAGGGCAGGTCGTTTTCGTTGTAAACCGGGCAGCCGGACAGGAAGATGAAGGCAAAATCGGCAGAAAGGTGCAAGAGCTTGAGGAATTTTCCCGGCTGTTTTATTTGCCGTTTAACCAGGAAGTGCTCCGCATTGAGCCGGAGGTCTCAGGGCTCCTTGAACAAAAATCTCCGTTTGTCAACAATCTCCGGATACTTGCAGCCGCAATCACCGGTCAGGTTGACCTCGTCTCCTCCGGATTCCATTGA
- a CDS encoding ABC transporter ATP-binding protein has product MTANPLIQLHDVTKVYTLESGDFTALDSVSLDIMENEFVAIMGPSGSGKSTMLNQLGILDVPTSGELFIDGRNVASMTALERTHMRRDIIGYIFQKFYLIPLLSAYENVEYPLILKYKHRDTSGKAAAVLKSVGFDDSLSAHRPSQLSGGQQQRVAIARALVNDPKIILCDEPTGNLDRKTGFQIMDILIGLHKEGKTVILVTHDPKIAEYAHRTIQLEDGRVIGS; this is encoded by the coding sequence ATGACAGCAAATCCCCTCATCCAGCTCCATGATGTCACAAAAGTGTACACTCTGGAAAGTGGGGACTTTACCGCGCTCGATTCTGTCTCACTGGATATCATGGAGAACGAATTCGTGGCGATCATGGGACCCTCGGGCTCCGGTAAATCGACAATGCTGAACCAGCTCGGAATCCTTGATGTTCCCACATCAGGAGAACTGTTCATCGATGGCAGGAACGTTGCCTCCATGACAGCTCTTGAGCGCACGCATATGCGCCGGGACATCATCGGGTATATCTTCCAGAAATTTTACTTAATCCCCCTGCTTTCGGCATACGAGAATGTGGAGTACCCGCTGATCCTCAAATACAAGCACCGGGACACGAGCGGTAAAGCTGCCGCAGTCCTGAAGTCTGTTGGCTTTGACGATTCGCTCAGCGCCCACCGCCCGTCACAGCTCTCAGGAGGGCAGCAGCAGCGCGTTGCGATTGCCCGGGCACTGGTCAATGACCCGAAGATCATCCTTTGCGATGAGCCTACCGGCAACCTCGACCGCAAAACCGGGTTCCAGATCATGGATATCCTTATCGGCCTGCATAAAGAGGGAAAGACCGTTATCCTGGTCACCCATGACCCCAAGATCGCAGAATATGCACACCGGACGATACAGCTTGAAGACGGGAGGGTGATCGGATCGTGA